A single genomic interval of Anopheles darlingi chromosome X, idAnoDarlMG_H_01, whole genome shotgun sequence harbors:
- the LOC125950072 gene encoding tyrosine--tRNA ligase, mitochondrial, with protein sequence MLVIRANVASAAVFRSRRCYYSERNFLKLKDRGFIQDVFPAEAANKASTMLGSSSQTVYAGFDPTANSLHVGNLLVLVGLLHAQRSGHQPIALVGGATGLIGDPSGRKTERIQLETQTVHHNVACLMEQIKTIFANHERYFWDANSAALKPVVVVNNADWYQQYNFVDFMANVGRHFRMGAMLSRLSVQTRLQSESGMSFTEFSYQLFQAYDWLHLLRHHECRFQLGGSDQMGNIMSGQELISRTEPKEAVFGLTLPLITNEEGDKFGKSAGNAVWLSSQRTTPYALYQFFKRTPDKAVERLLRLLTFLPLPTIEQTMARHQRAPELWEAQTLLANELTRLVHGDEGLQKAKAISQALYSGDISTLEHMTVEDISQCFDGAPLCNVLPEPGMTVLDVAMRAKCFPTEKDAIRIICSGGFSINFKKVKNTAEVLIPSVHIISNKISILRVGKRNYYIVRWLM encoded by the exons ATGTTGGTGATCCGAGCGAATGTGGCGTCCGCTGCGGTTTTTCGCTCCCGGCGTTGTTACTATTCTGAGCGAAATTTTCTAAAACTGAAAGACCGTGGCTTTATACAGGATGTCTTCCCAGCGGAAGCGGC GAACAAGGCCTCCACAATGCTCGGTTCTTCGTCACAAACGGTGTATGCTGGCTTCGATCCTACGGCCAACAGCTTGCATGTCGGCAATTTGCTCGTACTGGTCGGTTTGCTGCATGCACAACGGTCTGGCCATCAACCAATAGCGCTGGTTGGTGGAGCGACCGGCTTGATCGGGGATCCGTCCGGTCGTAAGACGGAGCGAATACAGCTGGAAACACAAACCGTACATCATAACGTCGCATGCCTCATGGAGCAAATTAAAACCATCTTCGCTAATCATGAGCGATATTTCTGGGACGCAAATTCAGCTGCTCTGaagccagtggtggtggttaacaACGCTGATTGGTACCAGCAGTACAATTTCGTCGACTTCATGGCCAACGTGGGACGCCACTTTCGCATGGGAGCGATGCTGTCTCGCTTATCCGTTCAAACTAGACTTCAGAGCGAGTCTGGGATGAGTTTTACTGAGTTTTCCTATCAGCTGTTCCAAGCGTACGATTGGCTGCACCTGCTGCGGCACCACGAGTGTCGCTTTCAGCTCGGTGGATCCGACCAGATGGGCAACATCATGTCGGGCCAGGAGCTGATTAGTCGGACTGAGCCGAAAGAAGCAGTGTTCGGGTTGACGCTGCCCTTGATCACCAACGAAGAAGGAGACAAGTTTGGCAAATCGGCCGGCAATGCCGTGTGGCTGTCCAGTCAACGAACGACACCGTACGCCCTGTACCAGTTCTTTAAACGGACGCCAGATAAGGCGGTAGAGCGACTGCTTCGGTTACTTACGTTCCTACCGCTCCCGACTATCGAACAAACGATGGCCAGGCACCAGCGCGCACCCGAACTGTGGGAAGCACAAACCCTGTTGGCGAACGAGCTGACCCGGCTCGTTCACGGGGACGAGGGATTGCAGAAAGCAAAGGCTATTAGCCAAGCGCTTTATAGTGGGGATATTTCCACCCTCGAACACATGACCGTAGAAGACATTTCTCAGTGTTTCGATGGTGCGCCCCTGTGCAATGTGCTACCGGAACCAGGTATGACTGTATTGGACGTCGCAATGCGAGCCAAATGTTTCCCAACGGAAAAGGATGCAATTCGTATCATTTGTTCCGGTGGTTTTAGCATCAACTTTAAGAAGGTCAAAAATACAGCAGAAGTGTTGATACCGTCTGTTCAcataatttcaaacaaaatttcTATTCTTCGGGTAGGCAAACGAAACTATTACATCGTTCGGTGGTTGATGTAA
- the LOC125953779 gene encoding vacuolar protein sorting-associated protein 4-like, which translates to MAPTLQKAIDIVTKATEEDRNKNYKEALRLYEHGVEYFLHAIKYEAQGDKAKESIRAKCFQYLDRAEKLKAYLNKGTKGKKPAKDGERKSKDKSGDGDRNSSDSDSDNPEKKQLQHKLESSIVIEKPNIKWSDVAGLEGAKAALKEAVILPIKFPHMFTGKRMPWKGILLFGPPGTGKSYLAKAVATEANNSTFFSVSSSDLVSKWVGESEKLVKNLFELARAHKPSIVFIDEVDSLCSARSDNESESARRIKTEFLVQMQGVGSDNEGILVLGATNTPWILDSAIRRRFEKRIYIPLPEANARHVMFKIHLGSTAHLLTEEDLRTLASKTEGFSGSDISIVVRDALMQPVRKVQTATHFKKVTGPSPVDKTTICDDLLVPCSPGEPGAIEMTWIDVPGDKLYEPPVTMYDMLKSLASTKPTVNEDDMKKLDKFTQDFGQEG; encoded by the exons ATGGCACCGACCttgcaaaaagcaatcgaCATAGTGACGAAAGCGACGGAGGAGGATAGGAATAAAAATTATAAAGAAGCCCTCCGGCTTTATGAGCACGGGGTTGAGTACTTCCTCCATGCGATCAAAT ATGAAGCACAAGGCGACAAGGCAAAGGAATCGATTCGTGCCAAGTGCTTTCAGTATCTCGATCGTGCGGAAAAGTTAAAAGCGTACTTGAACAAGGGCACGAAGGGCAAGAAGCCAGCCAAGGATGGGGAGAGAAAGTCGAAGGATAAgagtggcgatggcgacaggAACAGCTCGGACTCAGACTCGGACAATCCGGAAAaaaagcagctgcagcacaagTTGGAGAGCTCGATCGTTATCGAAAAGCCGAACATCAAATGGTCGGATGTAGCTGGGCTTGAGGGAGCCAAAGCGGCACTGAAGGAAGCCGTGATTCTGCCGATCAAATTCCCACACATGTTCACAGGCAAGCGCATGCCCTGGAAGGGTATACTGCTGTTTGGC CCACCCGGAACGGGCAAATCGTACTTAGCCAAGGCGGTTGCGACCGAGGCGAACAATTCGACATTTTTCTCGGTCTCCAGCTCCGATCTGGTGTCGAAATGGGTCGGCGAATCAGAGAAGCTAGTGAAGAATCTGTTCGAGTTGGCCAGGGCCCATAAACCAAGCATCGTCTTCATTGACGAGGTGGATTCGCTGTGCTCTGCCCGTTCGGATAACGAGAGTGAAAGTGCGCGCCGTATCAAGACCGAGTTCCTGGTCCAAATGCAGGGCGTAGGCAGCGATAATGAAGGCATTCTCGTGCTCGGTGCTACTAACACACCGTGGATCCTCGAttcggccatccgtcgtcggtTCGAGAAGCGTATCTACATCCCACTGCCGGAGGCGAATGCGCGCCATGTGATGTTCAAAATTCATCTCGGTAGCACTGCTCACCTGCTCACCGAGGAAGATCTGCGTACGCTGGCGAGCAAAACCGAGGGCTTCTCCGGGTCTGACATCTCAATCGTGGTGCGCGACGCACTCATGCAGCCGGTGCGCAAGGTGCAGACTGCCACGCACTTCAAAAAGGTCACCGGCCCGTCACCAGTGGATAAAACGACTATCTGTGACGATTTGCTCGTGCCATGCAGTCCAGGTGAACCGGGAGCGATCGAGATGACGTGGATCGATGTTCCCGGCGATAAGCTATACGAGCCACCGGTTACGATG tATGATATGCTGAAATCTCTAGCCAGCACGAAACCTACCGTCAACGAGGATGACATGAAAAAGCTGGACAAATTCACACAAGATTTCGGTCAGGAGGGCTAG
- the LOC125953802 gene encoding vesicle-associated membrane protein-associated protein B-like codes for MAKPAQLLIIEPATELKFQGPFRTAVASYMRLTNPTDHDIYFKIKTTAPKKYCVRPNCGLLEPRESQEIAIVLQPFIFDSNEKNKHKFMVQSMVKPEDEEINLEELWKKYPENLMDSKLRCVFDCPVEANQATPASATTTATASNSVAPVAHPTNEAVSSSAALSNTLATSNIGISNDEQLMGDEMALVKEMKRLKEEESALRQENLQLKEQVLQLRTQVDARAKEQPSAAARAASSTTGSVYYQNPYSPPPLPVNQQPIIYGILALVMCFVGILLGKLLYSEAASK; via the exons ATGGCGAAACCAGCCCAGCTCTTAATTATTGAACCGGCAACCGAGCTCAAATTCCAGG GACCGTTTCGAACGGCAGTTGCATCGTATATGCGGCTTACTAACCCCACAGACCATGATATTtacttcaaaatcaaaacgacCGCCCCGAAGAAGTACTGCGTGCGGCCGAATTGTGGCCTGCTGGAACCGCGCGAATCACAGGAAATCGCAA TCGTGCTCCAGCCATTCATTTTCGATTCGAACGAAAAGAACAAGCACAAGTTCATGGTGCAGTCGATGGTGAAGCCGGAGGACGAGGAAATCAATCTGGAGGAGCTGTGGAAGAAATATCCGGAAAATCTGATGGACTCGAAGCTACGTTGCGTGTTCGATTGTCCCGTCGAGGCAAACCAGGCTACCCCGGCatcggcaacgacaacggcgacagCCTCCAACAGTGTCGCCCCAGTTGCCCATC CAACGAACGAAGCTGTTTCTTCTAGTGCAGCGCTCTCTAACACGCTGGCAACAAGCAACATTGGCATTTCGAATGATGAGCAGCTTATGGGTGACGAAATGGCACTTgtaaaggaaatgaaaagactaaaggaagaggaaagtgCTCTACGCCAGGAGAACTTACAGTTAAAG gaacAAGTCTTACAGTTACGCACGCAGGTGGATGCCAGGGCCAAGGAACAGCCATCAGCGGCAGCCCGGGCCGCCAGTAGCACCACAGGATCGGTATATTATCAGAATCCGTATTCTCCACCTCCTTTGCCCGTTAACCAGCAGCCTATCATTTACGGCATATTGGCCCTCGTCATGTGTTTCGTCGGTATACTTCTCGGCAAGCTCCTTTACAGCGAAGCGGCTAGCAAATAA